ACCTTCGAGATGTCCTGGCAGTCGCAGAAGAAATCGATCTCGACGCTGTCACGCCCCACCTGCGACGAGGGAACGACAATGCCCTACGGGAGCAACTTGAGCGTGGCCTGGAGATCTTAGAGAGCGACGAACTCAAGCACGGATTTCGGAGTGACTTCGGGGCCTCAGCTGTCTCAGAAGAAACAGTCACCGCTCTCCAAGAGTATCTGTCTGCACAGATTGACCACCTGAGCTGAAGCGGTCGGGACCCCCTTGATCGGAAGTGAAGATAGTGCCCTTCAGCGGCGCTTGCAGTCAGTCAAAAAATTGGAGGGGCGGTGTCAGTCGACCGTCGCTAACACACGGACATCCGTAGCTGAGTGTCGTTCCCGTTCAGTTCGAGCGCCGTGCTCGCGGAGGAACTCATCAATACGGTCGGCAAGGGACTCCGCATCCTCCCTATCGACGTGGACGATCAGCGTCGGTCGCTCCTTGTCGCTGTTCTCGATCACGAGCGAGACATCCTTGAATTCGTCGGGCTGTCTATACGCCTCGAACTCATCGGCGACCTGGTCGGCCAGGTCGTCGAGTACCTCAATCGGTTCCTTTGTCATAGATTGAATTTCGGCCTTGGAAGGTTGTGCCATCGCGAACGCGTGAAGAAAACGTGACGTGGCGTGACTTTCAGAACCACCTCCATCAGACAAACTCGAACGGAGCCTTCTCACACCGATGGTTTTCAGTGGAAGGAGGTACCACTACCCATCTACACTACGTTGTTCAAATAGACTCACCACTATGTCTTTAACCGAGTGTTTTATACGTCTGGGAGTGATAGATACTTGTGATGAGCTCCGATAACAACGAGACGAATGGAGGACCGGCCAAAGAACACAGTAAAGCAGTCCACCCAGTCACCGTAGACGGCATTGACGACAAGTTCGAGGAGAATATCGTGAAGGCAAGCGAACTCTTCCTCGTCGCAGAAGAGCAAGTTGATGACGACGCCAAACTCGACGCGCTCCGGGGTCCTAACGGCCCCGTCGACGAGAAGTTCGACGCCGACGAGGAAGTCGACCTGACGGAGCCACACCGGCGTCATTTTGAGATTGATGTTCCGCCGGGTGGTTACATCTGAGATGAACGCCTCTGCTTTCGACGTCACTGCGGTGGAGAGCGACCTCCTAAAGGGCCTTACCGCCCTAGAGTCCGAGTATGAAGAGGTGGCACCAGCTGCGGACGATGGAGGTAACTACATTTTTGTCCGGCTGGGCACCTTCGACCTTGACCGGTTGGGGCCAGACTACGACCAGGACGAGACAGTCATCTACCATCGGTTCGACCGGCGGGGCCTCGACGGTGACCACTATGGGTTCGTCACGGTCAAGCGCCTTACTATCGACGGTCAGTATCCGGACAACACCCGGGAGAATCGTGATCTAGGCGATGATCTCCGGGATATGTTAGACACCGACGAGACGCTGTTCTGGAGTCGCCGATTCACCGACGAAGTGGACGTCACGGAATCGGAGGACATCAAGCGGGTCATTTCGCACGTTCGGAGGTGTCTTGAGTACCCATGGGAATGAGCATCCAAGACGAGCAGACAGCAACTCCGGCGACAGTTGACGAGTTCCACGTCGCACTCACCAAGGCTACCCGCGAAACTATCCGCTCGCTTCTTTTCGAGAATGATCGATTCAGGTCGATGCCGGAGCGAGGGCTGATTGCCGTCCTCCGGCCGTCGTCTGGGCAGAATCGTGTAACATACCTCATCGAGGAGGTCGTTCCTCCCGAGCAAGGCGACATCCAATTCGATGGCGGTCTAGACTTCGGCCGGGAGTACAGTCGCCGGGCGCGCGAGCTCGCGCAGGCACGAGATGAAGCAGGCCTCCTGTACTTACACACTCATTTGCCGGGAGGCAACACCCCCAGCGCTAAGGATACGGAAGTTGCGCGCGACTCTCTCTTCCGAGACGCCCGCAAACTTGGTGATGACCGCCCATTCGCTATGGGAATTGTCACGGAGGACGGGGGGTGGTCCATTATGTCATTCGAGTTTGACACGCCAAGTGTTGCAGAGGAGGTCGGTGACGGAGGTTACAGCGAATATGCTGCTCGAACGCGGCGTGCGTCCGCTGTCCGGATCTTCGGTGACAGGTTCCAAAAGATTCCCACAGACGTTGAGGCAACCGGTGCAGCTGCCGCGTTGACCGATGCTGATATGGAGATTCACGACAGCATCGACGTTGAGAATTTTTGGGGATCCGCTGGCCAGGCTCGTCTCAGCGCACTCCGCGTCGGTATCGTCGGGCTTGGAGGCGGAGGTTCAATCCTCGCACCAACGCTAGCCCGATTGGGCGTGGCCGAAGAGGTTTTAGTCGACTTCGACCTCGTGGATCACGCAAATCTGAATCGGGCGATGGGGGCGACAACTGTCGACGCAGATGTTCATCGCCCCAAGGTCCAGGTCGCAGCCCGGACTGCCCGAGCTGCCGCGACTAACCCCGGATTCACGGTACGAGAAGTACA
This genomic stretch from Halomarina ordinaria harbors:
- a CDS encoding ThiF family adenylyltransferase; amino-acid sequence: MGMSIQDEQTATPATVDEFHVALTKATRETIRSLLFENDRFRSMPERGLIAVLRPSSGQNRVTYLIEEVVPPEQGDIQFDGGLDFGREYSRRARELAQARDEAGLLYLHTHLPGGNTPSAKDTEVARDSLFRDARKLGDDRPFAMGIVTEDGGWSIMSFEFDTPSVAEEVGDGGYSEYAARTRRASAVRIFGDRFQKIPTDVEATGAAAALTDADMEIHDSIDVENFWGSAGQARLSALRVGIVGLGGGGSILAPTLARLGVAEEVLVDFDLVDHANLNRAMGATTVDADVHRPKVQVAARTARAAATNPGFTVREVQASVSEDHPDYGAILDLLDCDIIFDATDADNATRVLDEISHAHLIPVIGGGTDTNVEPGEQTFGERAAISTIVVGPEHTCQRCAGTYDDESARQAMERNDQGGPDNYGVDDVLEDDDRVISMMPTNLVATGLMQLRLLDLVLGLSGGIPAEMRFNPLTWEMRPKLISHNEGCVHQEIIGIGDTVNLNLGTDWTYKRLREAGN